A window of the Alnus glutinosa chromosome 4, dhAlnGlut1.1, whole genome shotgun sequence genome harbors these coding sequences:
- the LOC133866033 gene encoding uncharacterized protein LOC133866033 — protein sequence MADQEEEDLRMALRMSMQHSPPEPKRSKPRDAPAGAQADSPQESPESKSRRLQRELMAAAAEKRMLASRTTTALAGLGSGSASKVEKKVEELGAEGLGSGKELSEEEAHQLFSMVFGSEVSKDILAQWTNQGIRFSPDPDTSMGLVQHEGGPCGVLAAIQAFVLKYILFFSDELGKVAPGMAQNLGSRRLSNSPCFASNNFSSLTEDEKARALVRSMGEILFLCGDNKRIVVATLSVISHNVEGYEDSLKEEVIAKALEGLSIESASDLQKILRVDTYTLQASAFQRLEEMIPVFRSRMGAMLFLISALLSRGLDSVQADRDDPSLPLVTAPFGHASQEIVNLLLCGQAVPNVFDGRMDLGGGMFLKGISRNVEVGFLTLLESLNFCKVGQYLKCPKWPIWVVGSESHYTVLFALDTTVQDENELEERESQIRKAFDAQDQSGGGGFISVEGFHQVLRETNIKLPPEKVDHLCNTGFIVWSEFWQVIMDLDKNLGGLKDSSGLMGKKVFDLYHFNGIAKSDLNGSQVTSGGETPVQRPRLTKLRVSVPPRWTPEEFMADVAVSSASGGNGSSGKDAEVAKPEPSQHAPLVDCIRTRWPRAVCNWMGDPPSIV from the exons ATGGCGGATCAGGAAGAGGAGGACCTCCGGATGGCCCTGAGGATGAGTATGCAGCACTCTCCACCCGAGCCCAAGCGGAGCAAGCCTAGGGATGCTCCGGCGGGAGCTCAGGCGGACTCGCCGCAGGAGTCGCCGGAGTCCAAGAGCCGGAGGCTGCAGCGGGAGCTAATGGCCGCCGCCGCCGAGAAGCGAATGCTGGCGTCAAGGACCACCACAGCCTTGGCGGGCTTGGGTTCCGGTTCCGCATCGAAGGTTGAGAAGAAAGTGGAGGAATTGGGGGCGGAGGGTTTGGGTTCGGGAAAGGAGTTATCGGAGGAGGAAGCGCACCAGTTGTTTTCGATGGTGTTTGGGAGTGAGGTTTCCAAGGACATTCTTGCACAATGGACTAATCAGGGAATAAG GTTTAGTCCTGATCCAGACACATCTATGGGCCTAGTGCAGCATGAAGGTGGGCCCTGTGGCGTCTTAGCAGCCATACAA GCATTTGTTCTCAaatacattcttttcttttcggaTGAATTAGGTAAAGTTGCACCAGGCATGGCACAGAATTTGGGTTCAAGGAGATTGTCTAACAGTCCATGTTTTGcatcaaataatttttcttctcttaCTGAAGATGAAAAAGCAAG agCCCTGGTTAGAAGTATGGGTGAGATATTGTTTTTATGCGGAGATAACAAAAGGATTGTGGTTGCAACTTTGAGTGTCATAAGCCACAATGTTGAGGGGTATGAAGACAGTTTGAAGGAAGAG GTAATTGCAAAAGCACTCGAAGGTCTGTCAATTGAATCAGCTTCTGATTTGCAGAAAATTCTAAGAGTTGACACGTACACATTGCAAGCAAGTGCATTTCAGAGGCTTGAAGAAATGATTCCTGTTTTCCGAAGTCGTATGGGCGCGATGCTATTTCTTATTTCTGCCTTACTTTCTCGAGGACTG GACTCTGTTCAAGCTGACAGGGATGATCCCAGCCTTCCTCTAGTCACTGCTCCATTTGGGCATGCCTCCCAG GAAATCGTAAACCTACTGCTCTGCGGGCAGGCTGTCCCTAACGTGTTTGATGGGAGGATGGATTTGGGTGGTGGCATGTTTCTAAAGGGCATATCCAGAAATGTGGAAGTTGGATTCCTCACTCTGCTAGAATCCCTCAATTTCTGTAAGGTTGGCCAGTATCTGAAATGCCCTAAATGGCCAATATGGGTTGTTGGGAGTGAGTCTCATTATACAGTACTATTTGCTCTTGATACAACTGTTCAAGATGAGAATGAGCTGGAAGAGAGGGAATCACAGATCCGGAAAGCTTTTGATGCTCAAGATCAGAGTGGAGGTGGTGGCTTCATTAGCGTGGAAGGCTTCCATCAAGTTCTCAGGGAAACTAATATCAAACTTCCCCCGGAGAAGGTTGATCACCTTTGCAACACAGGTTTTATTGTGTGGAGTGAGTTCTGGCAGGTTATTATGGATTTGGACAAGAACTTGGGAGGTCTGAAGGATTCATCTGGATTGATGGGTAAGAAGGTGTTTGATCTTTACCATTTTAATGGGATTGCAAAATCAGATTTGAATGGCAGCCAAGTTACATCTGGAGGTGAGACTCCTGTTCAAAGACCAAGGCTTACAAAATTGAGGGTTTCAGTACCGCCAAGGTGGACACCTGAGGAATTCATGGCTGATGTAGCAGTGTCTTCTGCTTCAGGTGGAAATGGATCTAGTGGGAAAGACGCTGAAGTGGCTAAACCAGAGCCTTCTCAACATGCACCTTTGGTGGACTGCATAAGAACACGCTGGCCCCGTGCTGTTT